In the Thermodesulfovibrio yellowstonii DSM 11347 genome, one interval contains:
- a CDS encoding respiratory chain complex I subunit 1 family protein, which yields MNPEFVIFSSIVNILIVLILSPFFDGFTRKVRALIQSRIGPPPLQSYYDIIKLMGKEDLKSTINPLFRLSPYLSIISIGMASLLIPITELTPPLNFWGDIFLFIYIITVVGIAIIITASASENPFAYIGASRKMMLHLSVEPILAIALITGAINAGSFKIGDIVLWYYSNGPNVSMLLSTVCVFLSLQALIGKIPFDISEAEQEIAEGVLIELSGPKYACVKWANMSRQVLFCLVFTQIFVPWPFLENDLLNILIALVKVTAIIFISTLIEALNPRLRIDQALKYNLTLALFSLTSILLALLGV from the coding sequence ATGAATCCTGAATTTGTAATTTTTTCATCCATTGTGAATATATTAATTGTTTTAATTTTATCCCCATTTTTTGATGGATTTACAAGAAAAGTAAGAGCATTAATACAAAGCAGAATCGGACCTCCTCCCCTTCAATCTTACTACGATATTATCAAATTAATGGGCAAAGAAGATTTAAAGTCAACAATAAATCCGCTTTTCAGACTTTCACCATATCTTTCAATTATAAGTATCGGTATGGCATCTCTTTTAATCCCCATAACAGAATTAACTCCACCATTAAACTTCTGGGGCGATATATTTCTTTTTATTTATATAATCACAGTTGTTGGAATTGCAATAATTATTACAGCCTCTGCCTCAGAAAATCCCTTTGCTTATATCGGAGCTTCAAGAAAAATGATGCTTCATCTTTCAGTTGAACCAATTCTCGCAATTGCTCTTATAACAGGTGCTATAAACGCTGGTTCTTTTAAAATTGGAGATATAGTCTTATGGTATTATTCAAATGGTCCAAATGTTTCAATGCTTTTGTCAACAGTATGCGTATTTCTTTCACTTCAGGCACTGATTGGTAAAATTCCTTTTGATATATCTGAAGCTGAACAGGAAATCGCAGAAGGTGTTTTAATTGAATTAAGTGGTCCTAAGTATGCGTGCGTTAAATGGGCAAACATGTCAAGACAGGTTCTTTTCTGCCTTGTATTTACACAAATTTTTGTTCCTTGGCCCTTTTTAGAAAACGATTTACTGAATATATTAATTGCATTAGTAAAAGTCACAGCAATTATTTTTATAAGTACACTTATTGAGGCTTTAAATCCAAGACTCAGGATTGACCAAGCATTGAAATATAATTTAACTCTTGCTCTTTTTTCATTAACATCTATACTTTTAGCTCTATTAGGAGTGTAA
- a CDS encoding complex I subunit 5 family protein has protein sequence MQYIDVSFLALISGMVLTSFIKNKNFSGFITLIMMIFSSFCIFYFSLDVIIENKFIEQEIFSLKPLLNSSFTISIDSLSALFLLIISLVSFCVSLFSWKYLDVYKTNSPKRFYPFLILLFIASIGVVSVKDFLFFIVFWELMTLSSWFLVIFEREKKSALKGGLQYFIATHVTTAFLILASVILYSYSNDFSFKEINKSFSLIIKNQPYLSHFILFCIFIAFVTKAGVLPFGFWLPNTYPQPPSSASSFFGGVMSKLAVYALFRFFCSVIPFSFHTQIWGFIIASFGVFSIFVGTIAALTQDEAKRLMSFHAIGQVGYMFLGIGVGLYFIRINPFLASIALVGGLFHVFNNSIYKSLLFLNAGSIFYKTGTTDLNKVSGLMKVMPLTAITALIGSLSIAGVPPFNGFISKLLIFESSIWSAKQSEVFFLIRGAFIVFGIISVFISAVTLASFLKFVNSAFMGKLQGTIDEKRNLPWSMVLSQIILAFICLLAGLFPFIPLKIIYNAVIASSGSLPKFSSVFVGNMLGVGINFVENYSQGAWFPIFIMIPLIILTILIFSFERYAKAPKRDVETWYGGKEHAPEEVVYKGHSFYQPFKDLVSFKIGKIQFKGFYPVGIPAIKFSVPESFLKILRVDEWLYYPIVDKLTKFFEFLAQIYNSITEKYIIWLIFGSIFIFILLFYFSGGR, from the coding sequence ATGCAATATATTGATGTTTCCTTTTTAGCTCTAATCTCAGGGATGGTTTTAACATCTTTTATTAAAAATAAAAATTTTTCTGGATTTATAACATTAATTATGATGATTTTTTCTTCATTTTGTATTTTTTATTTTTCCTTAGATGTAATAATTGAAAACAAATTTATTGAACAGGAAATCTTTTCACTTAAACCACTACTGAACTCTTCTTTTACTATAAGTATTGATTCTCTCTCTGCTTTATTTCTGTTGATAATATCTCTGGTTTCTTTTTGTGTATCTTTATTTTCATGGAAATATCTTGATGTATATAAAACGAACTCGCCAAAAAGATTTTATCCATTTTTAATACTACTTTTTATTGCCTCTATTGGAGTAGTCTCTGTAAAAGATTTTCTCTTTTTCATAGTGTTCTGGGAGTTGATGACACTAAGTTCATGGTTTCTTGTTATTTTTGAAAGAGAAAAGAAATCAGCACTTAAAGGAGGACTTCAATACTTTATTGCAACACATGTGACAACAGCTTTTTTAATTCTTGCTTCTGTAATACTTTATTCATATAGCAATGATTTTTCTTTTAAAGAAATCAATAAAAGTTTTTCATTAATAATAAAAAATCAACCTTATCTATCTCATTTTATTTTATTCTGTATTTTCATAGCTTTTGTGACAAAAGCTGGTGTTCTTCCTTTTGGATTCTGGTTACCAAATACATATCCTCAACCTCCATCATCAGCTTCTTCTTTTTTTGGTGGAGTAATGTCAAAGCTTGCAGTTTATGCACTTTTTAGATTTTTCTGCTCAGTAATACCTTTTTCATTTCATACTCAAATATGGGGATTTATAATCGCATCTTTCGGAGTTTTTTCAATCTTTGTGGGAACAATTGCTGCTCTAACACAGGATGAAGCTAAGAGACTTATGTCATTTCATGCCATTGGACAGGTTGGATATATGTTCCTTGGGATAGGAGTAGGACTTTATTTTATAAGAATTAATCCTTTTCTTGCTTCTATTGCATTAGTTGGAGGATTATTTCATGTTTTTAATAATTCTATCTATAAAAGTCTCTTGTTTCTCAATGCTGGCTCTATTTTTTATAAAACAGGAACTACTGACCTGAATAAGGTCTCAGGATTGATGAAAGTAATGCCTCTTACAGCAATCACCGCGCTGATTGGTTCTTTATCAATAGCGGGAGTTCCACCTTTTAATGGTTTTATATCAAAACTGCTGATTTTTGAATCATCAATCTGGTCAGCAAAACAGTCAGAAGTATTCTTCTTGATAAGGGGAGCATTTATAGTTTTTGGAATTATCTCTGTTTTTATCTCTGCCGTAACCTTAGCATCTTTTCTTAAATTTGTAAACTCAGCTTTTATGGGAAAGCTTCAAGGTACAATTGATGAAAAAAGGAATCTACCATGGAGTATGGTTTTATCTCAAATAATACTTGCATTTATTTGCCTTTTAGCAGGGCTATTTCCTTTTATTCCTTTAAAAATTATTTATAACGCGGTAATTGCTTCATCTGGTTCATTACCAAAATTTTCCTCAGTATTTGTTGGTAATATGTTAGGAGTTGGTATCAATTTTGTTGAAAATTATTCCCAAGGTGCCTGGTTTCCTATTTTTATCATGATTCCTTTAATAATTCTGACTATTTTAATTTTTTCTTTTGAACGATATGCTAAAGCACCAAAGAGAGATGTAGAAACATGGTATGGCGGTAAAGAACATGCTCCTGAAGAAGTGGTATACAAGGGGCATAGTTTTTATCAGCCATTTAAAGATCTCGTGAGCTTCAAAATAGGAAAGATTCAATTTAAAGGATTTTATCCAGTTGGAATTCCAGCAATTAAATTTTCGGTACCAGAAAGCTTTTTAAAAATTCTTCGAGTTGATGAATGGCTTTACTATCCCATTGTAGATAAACTGACAAAATTTTTTGAATTTTTAGCTCAGATTTATAATTCAATAACAGAAAAATATATTATATGGCTAATATTTGGTAGCATCTTCATTTTTATTTTACTTTTTTATTTTTCAGGAGGAAGGTAA
- a CDS encoding hydrogenase 4 subunit D has product MDFLILTLITPFIGAFFAYICKNKAGFMASIFSLITLLFGLFNFFEISISKIKIYYNFSLFKWLNSEINFGLICDPLTSILLILIIVIGFLVILYSAGYMSPLNADHQFYKPLGNYYFFMLLFIGAMVGIVTAVNFLQLFFFWEITTLCSWALISYTKEQKALFSGLKAFIMTHIGGLSFLIALALMYSEAKSFDFSVIGSLSTKSLVFILLFFAASAKSAQIPLFTWLPDAMVAPTPVSAYLHAAAMVKAGVYLMARIYLSNASLAESEAFVIGIIAISTMMVSVILYYFQDDLKKLLAYSTIGHLGYILFGISLGIYGSKTGGIGGIFHIINHGFAKGLLFLSVGAIAYATGSKSIRELQGVSKRFPLFTACFLTGMFAIIGIPPFSGFWSKFMIFTGAFELKNVTTNLFGLIAIFESILAFCWYIFVGHKVFFGEASQKVLNAADKIPLSMKLSLICLLVLNIVSPIIGYPFIKALLGGY; this is encoded by the coding sequence ATGGATTTTCTTATATTAACACTAATTACACCATTTATAGGAGCATTTTTTGCTTACATATGCAAAAATAAAGCTGGATTTATGGCTTCTATTTTTTCTTTAATTACGCTTTTATTTGGACTGTTCAATTTTTTTGAGATTTCTATTTCAAAAATTAAGATTTATTACAATTTTTCACTCTTTAAATGGTTAAATAGTGAAATAAATTTCGGACTTATTTGTGACCCTTTAACATCAATTTTGCTTATTCTTATAATTGTAATTGGCTTTTTGGTCATTTTATATTCCGCTGGATATATGTCTCCTTTAAATGCTGATCATCAATTTTATAAACCCCTCGGAAATTATTATTTCTTCATGCTTCTTTTTATAGGTGCAATGGTTGGAATTGTTACAGCAGTTAATTTTTTACAGCTATTTTTCTTTTGGGAAATAACAACTCTTTGTTCGTGGGCATTAATTTCATATACAAAAGAACAAAAAGCTCTCTTTTCTGGATTAAAAGCCTTTATAATGACTCATATTGGAGGACTTAGTTTCTTGATTGCTCTTGCTTTAATGTATTCTGAAGCAAAATCATTTGATTTTTCTGTAATCGGGTCATTATCTACTAAGTCTCTTGTTTTTATCCTTTTATTTTTTGCAGCATCAGCAAAATCTGCTCAAATACCTCTTTTTACATGGCTACCAGATGCAATGGTTGCACCAACACCTGTAAGTGCTTATCTTCATGCAGCAGCAATGGTTAAGGCAGGAGTTTATTTAATGGCAAGAATTTATCTTTCAAATGCTTCTTTGGCAGAAAGTGAAGCTTTTGTCATAGGAATAATTGCTATTTCAACAATGATGGTTTCAGTGATTTTATATTATTTCCAGGATGACTTAAAAAAACTGCTTGCTTATTCAACAATCGGTCATCTTGGATATATTCTTTTTGGTATATCTCTCGGAATTTATGGTTCAAAAACAGGGGGAATAGGAGGAATTTTTCATATAATAAATCATGGGTTTGCTAAAGGATTACTTTTTCTCTCAGTTGGTGCAATTGCCTATGCCACTGGCTCAAAAAGTATTAGAGAACTTCAAGGAGTCTCAAAAAGATTTCCTCTTTTTACGGCATGTTTTCTTACAGGAATGTTTGCGATAATTGGGATTCCACCTTTTTCAGGATTCTGGAGTAAATTTATGATTTTTACGGGAGCTTTTGAGCTTAAAAATGTGACTACAAATCTCTTTGGTTTAATTGCTATTTTTGAAAGCATTCTTGCTTTTTGCTGGTATATTTTTGTCGGACACAAAGTCTTTTTCGGTGAAGCATCACAAAAGGTATTGAACGCTGCTGATAAAATCCCTTTATCTATGAAACTTAGCTTAATATGTCTTTTAGTTCTGAACATTGTATCTCCTATAATTGGCTATCCTTTTATTAAAGCATTATTAGGAGGATATTAA
- a CDS encoding 4Fe-4S binding protein, translating to MFKSKIKALLLSSRHKKITRPYPFVPVTPPENLRGRLEVDPNKCIGCGNCVRTCPSRLITIENYKDERIVMFSSGRCIYCGRCAAACPEKAICITHEYELATDNKKDLEITIKIKMVKCIVCGKPFTSLNMLNKQIERLQDKSEEQINKLKICAECKRKGNV from the coding sequence ATGTTTAAAAGCAAGATAAAAGCACTTTTACTATCATCAAGACATAAAAAAATCACAAGACCCTATCCATTTGTTCCGGTTACTCCACCGGAAAATCTAAGAGGAAGGCTTGAGGTTGACCCTAATAAATGCATAGGATGTGGCAATTGCGTGAGAACATGTCCTTCAAGATTAATAACTATTGAAAATTACAAAGATGAAAGAATAGTAATGTTTTCGTCAGGAAGATGTATATATTGCGGAAGATGCGCTGCTGCCTGTCCTGAAAAAGCAATTTGTATTACCCATGAGTATGAACTTGCAACTGATAATAAAAAAGATCTTGAGATTACTATAAAAATAAAAATGGTTAAATGCATTGTTTGTGGCAAGCCGTTTACTTCATTGAATATGTTGAATAAACAAATAGAAAGACTTCAAGATAAAAGTGAAGAGCAGATTAACAAACTTAAAATATGTGCTGAATGTAAAAGAAAAGGAAATGTTTAA